The following are encoded in a window of Salinibacter ruber DSM 13855 genomic DNA:
- a CDS encoding glutamate synthase subunit beta: MPREHHPDGYRKHPRRPIGKRSAPERTADFREIWAPEWSPEALQDQGERCVDCGVPTCMSGCPIGNRIPEWNDLVHKEDWKEALQQLHATNNFPEFTGYTCPAPCEDACVLAVNDDAVAIKSIERAIVDKGWEEGWIQPEPPAERTGFQVAVVGSGPAGLAAAQQLNRAGHRVTVYERDDALGGLMTYGIPDFKFAKRRVDQRIDQLRQEGITFETSTEVGGDLAADRLHDAYDATCLALGAQKHRELPVPGTGLDGVLPAMEFLPQENRRQQGQAAPGGITAAHKNVVVLGGGSTGADCVATAHRQGAKQVVQIGINQKPPSERPADNPWPETAQVYTKTYAQEEGGAQEFAVNTTELADLDGDGRVDELRAERVDWTYENGSRTDKTVVDPDVRVPADLVLVAIGFVGPERNPFADLGVRQTDDGTVATDDRLMTDVDGVFAAGDARMGASLVVWAIGEGRDAARQVDRYLTGDTELSASLQTANPPLGR; the protein is encoded by the coding sequence ATGCCCCGCGAACATCACCCCGACGGATACCGGAAGCACCCGCGCCGTCCCATCGGCAAGCGGTCGGCCCCCGAGCGCACGGCCGACTTTCGCGAAATTTGGGCGCCGGAGTGGAGCCCCGAGGCCCTGCAGGATCAGGGGGAGCGCTGTGTTGATTGCGGCGTGCCCACCTGCATGAGCGGCTGCCCCATCGGCAACCGCATCCCGGAGTGGAACGACCTCGTCCACAAGGAGGACTGGAAGGAGGCCCTGCAGCAGCTCCACGCCACCAATAACTTCCCCGAGTTTACGGGCTACACCTGCCCGGCCCCCTGCGAGGACGCCTGTGTCCTGGCCGTCAACGACGATGCCGTGGCCATCAAGAGCATCGAGCGGGCCATCGTGGACAAGGGGTGGGAGGAGGGCTGGATTCAGCCGGAGCCGCCCGCCGAGCGGACGGGCTTTCAGGTGGCCGTGGTGGGGAGCGGGCCGGCCGGCCTTGCCGCCGCGCAACAGCTCAATCGGGCCGGCCACCGCGTGACGGTCTACGAGCGGGACGACGCCCTCGGCGGCCTCATGACGTACGGCATCCCCGACTTCAAATTTGCGAAGCGGCGGGTCGACCAGCGGATCGATCAGCTCCGGCAGGAAGGGATCACGTTCGAGACGAGCACGGAGGTGGGGGGTGACCTCGCGGCGGACCGGCTCCACGACGCGTACGACGCCACCTGCCTCGCCCTCGGCGCCCAGAAGCACCGCGAGCTCCCGGTGCCGGGCACCGGCCTGGACGGCGTGCTGCCGGCCATGGAGTTCCTCCCGCAGGAAAACCGTCGCCAGCAAGGCCAGGCCGCCCCCGGCGGGATCACGGCCGCCCACAAGAACGTCGTCGTGCTGGGGGGTGGGAGCACCGGGGCCGACTGCGTCGCCACGGCCCACCGGCAGGGCGCGAAGCAGGTCGTCCAGATTGGCATCAACCAGAAGCCCCCCTCCGAGCGGCCGGCCGACAACCCCTGGCCCGAGACCGCGCAGGTGTACACCAAGACCTACGCGCAGGAGGAAGGAGGGGCGCAGGAGTTTGCCGTCAACACCACCGAGCTCGCCGACCTCGACGGCGACGGCCGCGTCGACGAGTTGCGGGCCGAGCGCGTGGACTGGACCTACGAAAATGGCTCCCGCACCGACAAGACGGTCGTGGACCCCGACGTTCGGGTGCCGGCCGACCTCGTCCTCGTGGCCATCGGGTTCGTGGGGCCGGAGCGCAATCCGTTTGCAGACCTCGGCGTCCGGCAGACCGACGACGGCACGGTCGCGACCGACGACCGCCTCATGACCGATGTCGACGGCGTTTTCGCCGCGGGGGACGCCCGGATGGGGGCCTCGCTCGTCGTGTGGGCCATTGGGGAGGGGCGCGATGCGGCCCGCCAGGTCGACCGGTACCTCACCGGCGATACGGAGCTTTCGGCGAGCCTCCAGACCGCCAACCCGCCGCTCGGGCGGTGA
- the rdgB gene encoding RdgB/HAM1 family non-canonical purine NTP pyrophosphatase: MTTRSPLVLATGNAGKVQELRALLADLDLSLLPAGDLDDSLTVVEDADTLAGNAQKKARAYHEHTGHAALADDTGLEVAALDGGPGVHTARFAGADATPEDNKQKLLRVLEEVDDRRARFRTVVALIDADGTAHTFEGRCAGTITTAPHGDGGFGYDPLFRPDGSDQTFAEMPTEDKNEISHRRKALDALRTFLSGLKSDPGR; this comes from the coding sequence ATGACGACACGCTCTCCCCTGGTGCTGGCAACCGGCAACGCCGGAAAGGTCCAGGAGCTCCGCGCCCTGCTGGCCGACCTCGACCTGTCGCTCCTCCCTGCCGGCGACCTCGACGACTCCCTCACCGTGGTGGAGGACGCCGACACCCTCGCCGGCAACGCCCAGAAGAAAGCCCGGGCGTACCACGAACACACCGGCCATGCCGCCCTCGCCGACGATACGGGCCTGGAGGTGGCGGCGCTCGACGGCGGGCCGGGCGTCCATACGGCCCGATTCGCCGGTGCCGACGCCACCCCAGAAGACAACAAGCAGAAGCTATTGAGAGTCCTGGAGGAGGTGGACGACCGACGGGCGCGCTTTCGCACCGTAGTGGCCCTCATCGACGCGGACGGAACCGCACACACCTTCGAGGGCCGCTGTGCAGGCACCATCACCACGGCCCCACACGGCGACGGGGGCTTTGGGTACGATCCCCTCTTCCGCCCGGACGGCTCCGACCAAACGTTCGCGGAGATGCCGACGGAAGACAAGAACGAGATTAGCCACCGCCGAAAGGCCCTCGACGCCCTTCGGACCTTCCTTTCAGGCCTCAAATCCGACCCGGGCCGCTGA
- the rpsU gene encoding 30S ribosomal protein S21, with the protein MAVGVKVRNNEDIDRALKRFRRQVNRSRVLQEYRQNMTYMKPSEEKRLEEKRSRRRRHRQRKRGDNRKRK; encoded by the coding sequence TTGGCTGTTGGTGTAAAAGTCCGAAACAACGAAGACATTGATCGTGCGCTCAAGCGCTTCCGGCGTCAGGTGAACCGGAGTCGTGTGCTGCAGGAGTATCGGCAGAACATGACCTACATGAAGCCCTCGGAGGAGAAGCGGCTCGAAGAGAAGCGGTCCCGCCGCCGGCGCCACCGCCAACGGAAGCGGGGCGACAACCGGAAGCGCAAGTAG
- the dtd gene encoding D-aminoacyl-tRNA deacylase: MVALVQRVSEAAVEIDGAPVGAIEHGLLILLGVHEDDTRTESAWCAEKCARLRVFPDADGKMDESLLDTGGDALVVPQFTLYGDTSVGNRPSFTEAAPPDRADRLYEHFVRELEGHLGQDVPTGEFGAMMDVRLTNDGPVTLWVERRADE; the protein is encoded by the coding sequence ATGGTTGCCCTCGTCCAGCGCGTCTCCGAGGCCGCCGTCGAGATCGACGGCGCCCCTGTCGGGGCCATCGAACACGGCCTGCTGATCCTGCTCGGTGTGCACGAAGACGATACCCGCACCGAAAGCGCCTGGTGCGCCGAGAAGTGCGCACGCCTCCGCGTCTTTCCCGACGCCGACGGCAAGATGGACGAGTCGCTCCTCGACACCGGGGGCGACGCCCTGGTGGTGCCCCAGTTCACGCTCTACGGCGACACAAGCGTAGGCAACCGGCCCTCCTTTACGGAGGCCGCGCCGCCCGACCGGGCCGACCGGCTCTACGAGCACTTCGTTCGCGAGCTCGAAGGGCACCTCGGTCAAGACGTCCCCACCGGCGAGTTCGGCGCGATGATGGACGTCCGCCTCACAAACGACGGCCCGGTGACGCTCTGGGTGGAGCGCCGGGCGGACGAGTAA
- the gltB gene encoding glutamate synthase large subunit — translation MGSSLPPPSLVQSPARPSLGPRRERSNCGVGVLMDLNGTKSHAMVDEALGLLRRLDHRGARGAEENTGDGAGVLIQKPHAFYQDVVSGLGAVDSYGVGQFFLPTDEHVQSALRDFVDQRVRAEGFESVAWRSVPTDASGLGPTARATEPDVWQLFVRPAESLSPEALDARLYVLRRLLESAVANSGLDDSETFYVCSLDRRRVVYKGLLTNAQVASYYPELTDDRVQSTLALVHSRFSTNTLGAWRLAHPYRTVVHNGEVNTLRGNLNWMRARAADLHTDAFGEDLERIRPITTAAQSDTAVLDNVLELLVESGRSLPHALRMLIPEAWTKDARMSAPRRAWYEYHSTLIEPWDGPLLVAFTDGDRVGAVLDRNGLRPCRYWVTHDDRIVMASEAGVVDLPPDRVARKDRLQPGQLFLADAAAERIVPEDEVFGRLTDEKYERWLDTTRVRLRTLVSADTSNGGASVPEATLSMNGDPDALPRRQRAFGYTREHVRRLVQPMVDDGKDPVGAMGNDTPPAVLSDQSKTLFTYFKQLFAQVSNPPLDYIREELVTSLESHIGRKGNLLTERPEHCRQVHLDSPLLSDAERDALHDIDTNGIRSTTIDTTFGDEMGLEAAVEQMCRDAREAVATGDEILLLSDRGTGPDRLPIPSLLAVGAVHHDLIRAGRRTHAALVVESGQPCAVHHVCTLLGYGADAIHPYLAYATVRDWAGRSDAVPDAETAIERYVGALEQGLLKVMAKMGISTLESYKGAQVFEAVGLDSEFVETYFFGTPSRIEGAGIDELEADLRDRHEKAFGNALPGATDLESGGELYWRRDGEHHQWSPQTIGTLQQAVRQNDRGAYDEFAALINDQSAQHQTLRGLLEFDTDPDAAIPVTDVEPATSIVQRFFTASMSFGSLSPEAHETLAVAMNRIGGRASTGEGGEQVDRFGTERECAIKQVASGRFGVTSTYLKNADAIEIKMAQGSKPGEGGHLPGEKVNDLIAETRYTTPGVSLISPPPHHDIYSIEDLAQLIHDLKSANSAADVHVKLVAAAGIGVIAAGVSKAKADALLISGQSGGTGASPKTSIKSAGLPWELGVSEAQQVLLENNLRSRIRLRVDGGLKTGRDVAVAALLGGEEFGFGTAALVCLGCIMLRKCHCNTCSVGIATQDPELREQFVGAPEHVMRYMHFVAEELREIMAELGVRTVDEMVGRTDLLRQRETDHPKARRLDLGSILHRPVSDDDPRKTTEQDHKLDDKLDHALIEEARPALDQQTPVQIARDIHNWDRAVGAMLSSEVTGRYGPDGLPDGTIEIDLEGVAGQSFGAFLASGVTLRLVGEANDYVGKGLSGGRVILRTPETAGFEADENIILGNVALYGATRGEAYVNGQAGERFAVRNSGVQAVVEGVGDHGCEYMTGGVVVVLGSTGRNFGAGMSGGEAYVLDEDGTFQDTVNREMVHVEALTDERDRRLVRRLVEHHLHHTGSAKATRVLDAWDTCVGRFCKVMPDAFARQVEAHLENGEDIRPPVPPAPGASSTVLA, via the coding sequence ATGGGCTCCTCCCTCCCACCCCCATCCCTCGTGCAATCCCCAGCCCGTCCGTCACTAGGCCCCCGGCGCGAGCGATCCAACTGTGGCGTCGGGGTCCTCATGGACCTCAACGGCACGAAGAGCCACGCAATGGTCGACGAGGCGCTCGGCCTGCTTCGCCGGTTGGACCACCGTGGGGCGCGTGGCGCCGAAGAAAACACGGGCGACGGGGCGGGGGTCCTGATTCAGAAGCCCCATGCGTTCTATCAAGATGTTGTGTCGGGCCTCGGCGCCGTGGACTCCTACGGGGTCGGCCAGTTTTTTCTCCCAACCGACGAGCACGTCCAATCGGCGCTCCGCGACTTCGTCGATCAGCGGGTACGGGCCGAAGGCTTTGAATCGGTTGCGTGGCGCTCTGTGCCGACCGACGCCTCCGGCCTCGGCCCCACGGCCCGCGCCACGGAGCCCGACGTGTGGCAGCTCTTCGTCCGGCCCGCCGAGTCGCTTTCGCCCGAGGCGCTCGACGCCCGGCTGTACGTCCTGCGTCGTCTCCTCGAATCGGCGGTGGCGAACAGCGGCCTTGACGACAGCGAGACGTTCTACGTCTGTTCGTTGGATCGGCGCAGGGTGGTCTACAAAGGGCTCCTGACCAATGCGCAGGTCGCCAGCTACTACCCGGAGCTGACCGACGATCGGGTACAATCGACCCTGGCCCTCGTCCACTCGCGCTTCTCCACGAACACGTTGGGCGCATGGCGCCTCGCCCACCCCTACCGCACCGTCGTCCACAATGGAGAGGTCAACACGCTCCGTGGCAACCTCAACTGGATGCGGGCCCGGGCGGCAGACCTGCATACCGACGCCTTCGGGGAGGACCTAGAGCGAATCCGGCCCATCACCACGGCGGCGCAGAGCGATACGGCGGTGCTCGACAATGTCTTGGAGCTGCTTGTGGAGAGCGGCCGCTCCCTGCCACACGCCCTGCGGATGCTCATCCCGGAGGCCTGGACCAAGGACGCCCGCATGAGCGCGCCCCGGCGGGCCTGGTACGAGTACCATTCGACCCTCATCGAGCCCTGGGACGGGCCGCTCCTCGTGGCCTTTACCGACGGGGACAGGGTGGGGGCGGTGCTCGATCGCAATGGCCTGCGGCCGTGCCGCTACTGGGTCACCCACGACGACCGGATCGTGATGGCCAGCGAAGCGGGCGTCGTGGACCTGCCGCCCGACCGGGTGGCCCGGAAGGACCGCCTTCAGCCCGGCCAGCTTTTCCTCGCGGACGCAGCGGCGGAGCGCATTGTGCCGGAGGACGAGGTGTTCGGGCGACTGACCGACGAGAAGTATGAACGGTGGCTCGACACGACGCGGGTGCGGCTTCGCACGCTGGTGTCCGCCGATACGTCCAATGGCGGGGCGTCAGTGCCCGAGGCCACACTCTCTATGAATGGGGATCCGGATGCCCTGCCCCGGCGACAGCGGGCCTTCGGCTACACGCGGGAGCACGTCCGGCGCCTCGTGCAGCCGATGGTGGACGACGGAAAGGATCCGGTGGGCGCGATGGGCAACGACACCCCGCCCGCCGTGCTCTCGGACCAGAGCAAGACGCTCTTCACCTACTTCAAGCAGCTGTTTGCGCAGGTCTCCAATCCGCCCCTCGACTACATCCGCGAGGAGCTGGTCACCTCGCTCGAAAGCCACATCGGGCGCAAGGGCAATCTGCTGACGGAGCGCCCCGAGCACTGCCGACAGGTGCACCTCGACTCGCCCCTCCTGAGCGACGCGGAGCGGGACGCCCTCCACGACATCGACACGAACGGCATCCGGTCGACGACAATCGACACGACGTTCGGGGACGAGATGGGCCTGGAGGCCGCCGTCGAGCAGATGTGTCGGGACGCGCGGGAGGCCGTGGCGACGGGCGACGAAATTCTCCTCCTGTCGGACCGCGGCACGGGGCCGGATCGCCTCCCCATCCCGAGTCTGCTCGCCGTGGGGGCCGTGCACCACGACCTGATTCGGGCGGGCCGCCGGACGCACGCGGCGCTCGTGGTCGAAAGCGGGCAGCCCTGTGCGGTGCACCACGTCTGTACGCTCCTGGGCTACGGGGCCGACGCCATACATCCTTATCTGGCCTACGCCACTGTGCGCGACTGGGCAGGGCGCAGCGATGCGGTCCCCGACGCCGAGACGGCCATCGAGCGATACGTCGGCGCCCTCGAACAGGGCCTGCTCAAAGTGATGGCCAAGATGGGCATCTCCACCCTCGAAAGCTACAAGGGGGCGCAGGTCTTCGAGGCGGTTGGCCTCGACTCGGAATTTGTAGAAACGTACTTCTTCGGCACCCCCTCGCGAATTGAGGGGGCGGGCATCGACGAGCTGGAGGCCGACCTGCGCGATCGTCACGAGAAGGCGTTTGGGAATGCGTTGCCGGGCGCAACGGACCTGGAGAGCGGGGGCGAGCTGTACTGGCGACGCGACGGGGAGCATCATCAGTGGAGCCCACAAACGATTGGGACCCTCCAGCAGGCCGTGCGGCAGAACGACCGCGGGGCGTACGACGAGTTTGCCGCGCTGATCAATGATCAGTCGGCCCAGCACCAGACGCTGCGGGGCCTGCTTGAATTTGATACAGACCCGGACGCGGCCATTCCCGTCACGGACGTGGAGCCTGCCACATCGATTGTCCAGCGCTTCTTCACGGCCTCCATGTCATTTGGCTCCCTCAGTCCGGAGGCCCACGAGACGCTCGCCGTCGCGATGAATCGGATTGGCGGGCGGGCCAGCACCGGCGAGGGCGGCGAGCAGGTCGACCGCTTCGGCACCGAACGCGAATGTGCGATTAAGCAGGTGGCCAGTGGGCGCTTCGGGGTGACGAGCACCTACCTCAAGAACGCCGACGCCATCGAAATCAAGATGGCGCAGGGCTCGAAGCCGGGGGAGGGCGGCCACCTGCCGGGGGAGAAGGTCAATGACCTCATCGCCGAGACGCGCTACACGACCCCGGGGGTCTCGCTCATTTCGCCGCCGCCCCACCACGACATTTACTCGATCGAGGACCTCGCGCAGCTCATCCACGACCTCAAGAGCGCCAACTCGGCGGCCGACGTGCACGTGAAGCTCGTGGCGGCGGCCGGCATCGGGGTCATCGCGGCGGGTGTGTCCAAGGCGAAGGCCGATGCCCTCCTCATCAGCGGACAGTCCGGCGGGACGGGCGCGTCGCCGAAGACCTCCATCAAGTCGGCGGGGCTCCCGTGGGAGCTGGGCGTGTCGGAGGCGCAGCAGGTGCTCCTCGAAAACAACCTCCGGTCCCGCATCCGCCTCCGGGTGGACGGCGGCCTCAAAACCGGGCGGGACGTGGCCGTGGCGGCGTTGTTGGGAGGCGAAGAATTTGGCTTTGGCACCGCGGCACTCGTCTGTCTGGGGTGCATCATGCTGCGGAAGTGTCACTGCAACACCTGCTCGGTGGGCATCGCCACGCAGGACCCGGAGTTGCGCGAGCAGTTCGTGGGCGCGCCCGAGCACGTGATGCGCTACATGCACTTCGTGGCGGAGGAGCTGCGCGAGATCATGGCGGAGCTCGGGGTGCGCACCGTCGACGAGATGGTGGGGCGCACGGACCTGCTTCGGCAGCGAGAGACCGACCACCCGAAGGCCCGTCGGCTGGACCTGGGGTCGATTTTGCACCGTCCGGTCAGTGACGACGATCCGCGGAAGACAACGGAACAGGACCACAAGCTGGACGACAAGTTGGACCACGCCCTCATCGAAGAAGCCCGCCCGGCCCTCGACCAGCAAACCCCGGTCCAGATTGCCCGCGACATTCACAACTGGGACCGGGCGGTTGGGGCGATGCTCAGTTCCGAGGTGACCGGTCGCTACGGGCCGGACGGGCTCCCCGACGGCACCATCGAGATCGATCTGGAGGGGGTTGCGGGGCAGAGCTTTGGGGCCTTTCTGGCCTCCGGGGTGACCCTGCGGCTCGTGGGAGAGGCCAACGACTACGTCGGGAAAGGCCTGTCTGGGGGGCGGGTCATTCTGCGCACCCCAGAGACGGCGGGCTTCGAGGCGGACGAGAACATCATCCTGGGCAACGTGGCCCTCTACGGCGCAACCCGGGGGGAGGCGTACGTCAACGGCCAGGCCGGCGAGCGCTTTGCGGTCCGCAACTCCGGCGTACAGGCGGTCGTGGAGGGCGTGGGCGACCACGGGTGCGAGTACATGACCGGCGGCGTGGTCGTCGTGCTTGGAAGCACAGGCCGCAACTTCGGGGCGGGCATGAGTGGAGGAGAGGCGTACGTGCTCGACGAGGACGGGACCTTCCAGGACACGGTCAATCGCGAGATGGTGCATGTTGAGGCCCTGACCGATGAGCGGGACCGCCGCCTCGTTCGCCGCCTCGTGGAGCACCACCTGCACCACACGGGCAGCGCCAAGGCGACCCGCGTGCTGGACGCGTGGGACACGTGCGTCGGCCGGTTTTGCAAGGTCATGCCCGACGCCTTCGCCCGACAGGTGGAGGCCCATCTGGAGAACGGGGAGGACATCCGGCCGCCCGTGCCGCCCGCACCGGGGGCTTCCTCCACTGTTTTGGCCTAG